From one Butyricimonas faecihominis genomic stretch:
- a CDS encoding RNA polymerase sigma factor: MSSQEKFLKGINQKESDAWKELYRYFYGTLCNYTTKIVVDETVAEDIVQECFISIWNSSLHFQEMKALSVYLYRSVHNNALKYLRDKNVDNQRLQRWSKEQDDVEDVDFYQAVEEELIRKLHVVIDQLPEQRKNILLLSIDGLTVQEIADQLNISINTVKTQKKRAYVFLKENLKQSLLLIYILEILK; the protein is encoded by the coding sequence GTGTCAAGTCAAGAGAAATTCTTAAAAGGGATAAATCAGAAAGAATCTGATGCATGGAAAGAGCTATATCGCTATTTCTACGGGACTCTATGCAATTACACGACCAAAATTGTTGTAGACGAAACCGTGGCGGAAGACATCGTTCAAGAATGCTTTATCTCCATCTGGAATTCTTCGCTCCATTTCCAAGAGATGAAAGCCCTCTCGGTTTATCTATACCGTTCGGTACACAATAACGCTTTAAAATATCTCCGGGATAAGAATGTCGATAATCAAAGATTACAAAGATGGAGCAAAGAACAAGACGATGTTGAAGATGTTGATTTCTACCAAGCCGTCGAAGAAGAGCTTATCCGCAAATTACACGTGGTCATTGATCAATTACCGGAACAACGTAAAAACATCTTGCTATTGAGTATTGACGGCTTGACCGTGCAAGAGATTGCCGACCAACTGAATATCAGCATCAACACGGTAAAAACGCAAAAGAAAAGAGCCTACGTGTTTCTCAAAGAAAATTTAAAACAAAGTTTACTTCTCATATACATTCTAGAAATATTAAAGTAA
- a CDS encoding FecR family protein, translated as MKWNALSDKTEWLLKKITEHTEEPIDDNMLKQLADKLQEKGYVSKKLREQQRFNYLKAYQQVVQPRKRWVSPGLLKIAAAIIILIGTGTFLYFQQLPELTPTPDELFLTEVHPGTRKAFLIKHDGLEIELKGDSVKIDEQNGINIHIDSMGLRYDTEQAQQQTATLYNTLVVPRGGEYSLVLADGTKVWLNADSELRYPIQFTGNTREVSVVGEAFFEVTKQEGKPFIVKTSLGNITVLGTQFNVCNYPGKEKLVTTLVQGKVSCDLPNGKSIVLAPDQQLSINGSGESKLRTVDTKYFTCWKDGMFLFEEMRMEDILEQLSRWYDIHIFYTNEEVKDLHFSGDLSRFKDIITFIEMFEKSADVKLTLKGNTLTVGL; from the coding sequence ATGAAATGGAATGCATTATCAGATAAGACCGAGTGGCTATTAAAAAAGATCACAGAACACACGGAAGAACCTATCGATGACAATATGCTAAAACAACTTGCAGATAAACTGCAAGAGAAGGGTTACGTATCCAAAAAACTTCGGGAACAACAACGCTTCAATTACCTAAAGGCCTACCAGCAAGTTGTTCAACCAAGAAAAAGATGGGTGTCACCCGGCTTATTAAAAATTGCAGCCGCCATTATTATCCTAATCGGAACAGGGACATTCCTGTATTTCCAGCAACTTCCCGAATTGACACCTACCCCAGATGAACTCTTTCTTACCGAAGTACATCCGGGAACACGTAAAGCTTTCTTGATTAAACATGATGGTCTGGAAATTGAATTGAAAGGAGACTCCGTGAAAATCGACGAACAAAACGGGATTAACATTCATATCGATTCCATGGGGCTACGGTATGATACCGAACAGGCTCAACAGCAAACGGCAACCCTCTATAACACGCTGGTTGTTCCCCGGGGAGGAGAATACTCGTTAGTGTTGGCAGACGGGACAAAAGTGTGGCTGAATGCCGATTCTGAATTAAGGTACCCGATCCAATTCACGGGTAACACAAGAGAAGTTTCCGTGGTAGGAGAGGCTTTTTTTGAAGTTACAAAACAAGAAGGCAAACCTTTTATCGTGAAGACGTCCCTAGGAAACATCACGGTTCTCGGTACTCAATTTAACGTGTGTAACTATCCGGGAAAAGAGAAACTCGTAACCACGTTAGTACAAGGAAAAGTATCTTGTGATCTACCGAATGGTAAGAGCATTGTCCTTGCTCCCGATCAACAATTATCGATCAACGGGAGCGGAGAAAGTAAGTTAAGAACAGTGGACACCAAGTACTTCACCTGCTGGAAAGATGGTATGTTCTTGTTTGAGGAAATGAGGATGGAAGATATTCTGGAACAATTGTCCAGATGGTACGATATTCACATTTTCTACACGAATGAAGAGGTAAAAGATTTGCATTTTTCGGGAGACCTCAGTCGTTTCAAGGATATTATAACTTTCATCGAGATGTTCGAAAAAAGTGCTGATGTAAAACTAACATTAAAAGGGAATACTTTAACAGTAGGTTTATAA
- a CDS encoding lipid A phosphoethanolamine transferase, whose amino-acid sequence MDSAKASAHSTSALTKLFKGIVNFVKRPKLLFWLFIALNLVPNFCLLFTEPLSGLGKTILILLPLGVYMVVFSLFKRAGLMQLILIPVLILHAFQLVLFYLFGESVIAVDMFLNLPTTNASEAGELLGNIWPSIIIVCVLYIPVIVLASIAVHYKVKRTAVFRKHMITWGIIFFIIGSGLVAFEKHRDNTYEVKTDIYPANVMYNLYYAGVKWNRSMNYPVTSKDFVYHATRDSVHQRREIYVLVIGEAGRAENWELWGYHRETNPLLKNEDNLVLYKDALTQSNTTHKSVPLILSAADACHYEYLYTHKSIVTAFKEAGFKTIFLSNQTPNRSFTDYFAAEADIHVNVRPQADGGLITVNKFDGEMLPLIQQYVDSLSENLFIVFHTYGSHFNYKERYPEEFAKFQPANATEVEYKNKDQLINAYDNSVLYTDYFLHSLIGILKNSGADATMIYSPDHGEDLLDDSRKRFLHASPIPTYYQIHIPFLMWFSDNYIDARPRMYEVARYNSSAPISSNASIFHTLLNMAEIQTPYFDSTYSLVNPGFVRRPRMYLGDHDQPVNYYEVGLKKQDKEMILKRGMDCSIE is encoded by the coding sequence ATGGATTCGGCAAAGGCGTCAGCGCATTCTACTTCGGCATTAACGAAGCTTTTTAAAGGGATCGTGAATTTCGTGAAACGGCCAAAACTATTGTTTTGGCTCTTTATCGCATTGAATTTAGTCCCGAATTTCTGTCTGCTTTTCACGGAACCTCTCTCCGGACTGGGCAAAACGATCTTGATTCTGCTACCACTTGGTGTTTACATGGTCGTGTTCTCCCTGTTCAAACGGGCGGGCCTCATGCAATTGATACTGATTCCGGTACTGATCTTACACGCCTTCCAGCTCGTTTTGTTCTATCTCTTCGGAGAGTCGGTCATCGCTGTTGATATGTTCCTGAACCTACCCACCACGAACGCCTCCGAGGCCGGGGAATTGCTGGGAAATATATGGCCCTCCATTATCATTGTCTGCGTCCTTTATATCCCCGTTATCGTGCTGGCCTCTATTGCCGTACACTATAAAGTGAAACGTACTGCCGTATTCCGCAAGCACATGATCACGTGGGGAATCATCTTCTTTATCATTGGTTCCGGACTGGTCGCTTTCGAGAAACACCGGGATAACACCTACGAGGTAAAAACAGATATATACCCGGCAAACGTGATGTATAACCTATATTACGCGGGAGTGAAATGGAACCGCAGCATGAACTACCCCGTCACCTCGAAAGATTTCGTCTATCATGCCACCCGTGATTCCGTTCATCAACGCCGGGAAATATACGTGCTGGTAATCGGGGAGGCTGGAAGGGCTGAAAACTGGGAACTGTGGGGGTATCATCGGGAAACCAACCCGTTATTAAAAAACGAGGATAACTTGGTACTATACAAAGATGCCTTAACACAATCTAACACGACACACAAAAGCGTACCACTCATCTTGTCCGCCGCCGACGCTTGCCACTACGAGTACCTCTACACGCATAAAAGCATCGTAACTGCCTTCAAAGAGGCCGGGTTTAAAACAATATTCCTGTCAAACCAGACACCGAACCGATCATTCACGGATTACTTTGCCGCGGAGGCAGACATTCATGTCAATGTACGTCCACAAGCGGACGGAGGGTTAATCACGGTCAATAAATTCGACGGAGAAATGCTCCCGTTGATACAGCAATACGTGGATTCGTTGAGCGAGAACCTATTTATTGTCTTCCACACCTACGGATCACACTTCAACTATAAAGAACGTTACCCGGAAGAATTTGCCAAATTCCAACCGGCCAACGCCACGGAAGTCGAGTACAAAAACAAGGACCAACTCATCAACGCTTATGACAACAGTGTCCTGTACACGGATTACTTCCTGCACAGCCTGATCGGGATATTGAAGAACTCGGGAGCTGATGCTACCATGATTTACTCGCCGGACCACGGGGAGGATTTACTGGACGACAGCCGGAAAAGATTCCTGCACGCCTCACCGATCCCGACCTATTACCAGATACACATTCCATTCCTGATGTGGTTCTCGGATAATTACATCGACGCTAGGCCGAGGATGTACGAGGTCGCACGTTACAATAGTAGCGCCCCCATTTCTTCGAACGCCTCAATCTTCCATACCCTGTTGAATATGGCCGAGATTCAGACCCCTTATTTTGACTCCACTTACTCGCTCGTCAATCCCGGTTTTGTCCGGAGACCACGTATGTACCTCGGAGACCACGACCAACCCGTGAATTATTACGAGGTCGGATTGAAGAAACAAGATAAAGAGATGATTCTCAAAAGGGGAATGGACTGTTCAATTGAGTGA
- a CDS encoding SusC/RagA family TonB-linked outer membrane protein, which translates to MKKKGRIMQVLASFLFLFVLLTCHMNLKAQGKAVNMNYKEVSFVEAINSFRQQTGVKFLYNLEKVKDKRCKDLVLKNVPVNKAIETVLKHFGLTYSMVEGVVVVKETEETSPTTSTHTITGKVVDQAGNPLPGVTVIIKGTKSGVATDVNGNFTITLNEQKEQTLIFSFVGMQTKEVSCMAGKTVTVILEPEEAQLDEVVVTGYQSINRRDMVGSYTTVKAADIMMPAYNSIDQMLQGKIPGMVVVNSSSRIGSSPKITIRGTSTIFGNTDPLWVVDGIIQPDPLPIDASSAVTEDMKNLIGNQISWLNPADIETITVLKDASATAIYGSKASNGVIVITTKKGSAERTSIRYSTNLSFRARPNYGMFNFMNSKERIQFSKEAYDAGIRYQSDPLPQIYTYEGLMAMYNNRQISEENFMKQMEYLETCNTDWFDILCRNSVSHSHNLSITGGSQKVTYNASFGYSSSHGTQKGDDMTQFNARLNVNAQLLESLSVNFNLSNSFTDRKGYGPGVSPETYAKQTSRAIPFVDENGDRVFYKQYYEYKLNRTGQLEYGYNILNEMENSYSKNKAKNVNMSLNVNWNIVTWLQYQFVGSIAFNLNNSESFAGEKTSYIELNYRGYAYGSESSGSAKFKAALLPFGGELATNETNNTSYNMQHKIVFSKTIHEFHRINAMAGMEIRSEANKNNTNTVWGYVPERGEILVSPSKPTEIVPVGGVVPISWGALDKLYQGGWANTSITNNFVSFFATLAYSLKDRYVFNANIRSDASNRFGQDVNNQFDPTYSFGISWRIAEEEFIKNYLSWLNQLNLRATYGIQGNVVNSVSPDLIAQYRGIMEGYDEYYLSISSLPNPLLKWERTKTWNLGLDMQLFNGITMSFEYYGRRSNAIINQDIAQEYGIATMKLNGGRIHNHGIEYSINLTPYKRKDFAWTIGINASKNWNKAQNDDVRIKADKLTKDNFLNGSTDRLLKKGYPLSAFWSYSFAGLDPQTGYPTFNRIDFDEIDPDIDPTTFLVYSGQKDPYFTGGVNTRVRYKSLSLGVDFSVLLGAKKRLPNPYANFNYGKLPDPYHNLSKDLLKRWQKPGDEKHTIYPALYTSVEDVYNIQLPDGTQSNSIYSMWANSDAMVVNASFLRCNQISVSWNMPPRICSKFGATNCSISANLNNPFVIGSNRFNGFDPELGDSVMPKIFSCGLSVGF; encoded by the coding sequence ATGAAAAAAAAAGGAAGAATCATGCAGGTTCTTGCAAGCTTTCTGTTTTTATTTGTTTTGCTTACGTGTCATATGAACTTAAAAGCACAAGGCAAAGCAGTAAACATGAACTACAAAGAAGTTTCTTTTGTCGAAGCGATCAATTCTTTTCGGCAACAAACCGGGGTAAAATTTCTTTACAACTTGGAAAAAGTAAAAGATAAAAGATGTAAAGACCTCGTACTGAAAAATGTACCTGTAAACAAAGCTATTGAAACCGTACTAAAACACTTCGGTTTAACCTATTCGATGGTGGAAGGGGTGGTCGTCGTGAAAGAGACGGAAGAAACATCCCCCACGACTTCGACACACACGATCACCGGCAAAGTCGTCGATCAAGCCGGCAACCCGCTCCCCGGGGTAACGGTAATTATTAAAGGAACAAAATCGGGTGTCGCAACAGACGTAAACGGAAATTTCACGATCACGTTAAATGAACAAAAAGAACAAACTCTCATTTTCTCGTTCGTGGGTATGCAAACGAAAGAGGTCTCCTGCATGGCCGGGAAAACCGTGACGGTAATCCTTGAGCCAGAGGAGGCCCAACTGGATGAAGTCGTGGTGACAGGTTATCAAAGCATCAATCGCCGGGACATGGTAGGTTCTTACACGACAGTAAAAGCCGCAGATATTATGATGCCGGCATACAATTCTATCGACCAAATGTTACAAGGGAAGATTCCGGGAATGGTTGTCGTCAATTCCTCTTCTCGTATAGGTAGTTCACCTAAAATCACGATCCGCGGAACTTCCACTATTTTCGGAAACACGGATCCGCTATGGGTCGTTGACGGCATCATCCAGCCAGACCCACTCCCCATTGATGCCAGCTCCGCTGTAACGGAAGATATGAAAAACTTGATCGGGAACCAGATATCATGGTTAAATCCTGCTGACATTGAAACAATCACTGTTTTAAAAGACGCATCCGCAACGGCTATTTACGGTTCAAAAGCTTCCAACGGGGTCATCGTGATTACCACGAAGAAAGGGAGCGCAGAGAGAACAAGCATTCGTTATTCAACGAATTTATCATTTAGAGCCCGTCCTAACTACGGGATGTTCAACTTCATGAACTCCAAAGAACGGATTCAATTCAGTAAAGAAGCTTATGACGCCGGAATCAGGTACCAGAGCGATCCTCTTCCTCAAATATATACCTATGAAGGGTTAATGGCCATGTACAATAATCGTCAAATCAGCGAAGAAAATTTCATGAAACAGATGGAATACTTGGAAACGTGTAACACTGATTGGTTTGACATCCTGTGTCGAAATTCTGTCAGTCATTCTCATAACTTAAGTATTACCGGAGGTTCCCAGAAAGTGACATACAATGCTTCTTTTGGCTACTCTTCAAGCCACGGAACGCAAAAAGGTGATGACATGACACAATTTAACGCTCGATTGAATGTCAACGCCCAACTACTGGAATCTCTTTCTGTTAATTTCAATCTAAGTAATTCATTTACTGACAGGAAAGGATATGGACCGGGAGTTAGTCCTGAAACTTACGCAAAACAAACCAGCCGGGCAATTCCTTTTGTTGATGAAAACGGAGATCGGGTATTTTATAAACAATACTACGAGTACAAACTAAATAGAACCGGGCAACTTGAATACGGTTACAACATCTTGAACGAGATGGAAAACAGTTACTCTAAAAATAAAGCAAAAAACGTAAATATGTCACTTAACGTGAATTGGAATATTGTTACCTGGCTTCAATACCAATTCGTGGGAAGTATTGCTTTCAACCTGAATAATTCGGAATCATTTGCAGGAGAGAAAACATCCTACATTGAACTCAACTATCGAGGTTACGCTTATGGCTCAGAGTCATCCGGTTCCGCCAAATTCAAAGCAGCGTTATTACCATTCGGAGGTGAACTGGCCACAAACGAGACAAACAATACCTCGTACAATATGCAACACAAAATCGTGTTCTCCAAAACCATTCACGAATTCCACCGGATCAACGCAATGGCCGGAATGGAAATCCGTTCAGAAGCAAACAAAAATAACACAAACACGGTTTGGGGATACGTTCCCGAACGAGGCGAGATATTAGTCTCTCCCTCCAAGCCGACAGAAATTGTTCCCGTTGGCGGAGTCGTCCCTATTTCCTGGGGTGCGCTGGATAAACTCTACCAAGGAGGATGGGCAAACACAAGTATTACCAATAATTTCGTGTCATTTTTTGCTACGTTAGCCTATTCTTTAAAAGATCGCTACGTATTCAATGCCAACATAAGATCAGACGCATCTAATAGATTCGGGCAAGATGTCAACAACCAATTTGACCCGACATATTCCTTCGGTATATCTTGGAGAATTGCCGAGGAGGAATTTATAAAAAACTACCTGTCATGGCTCAACCAATTGAATTTACGTGCGACCTACGGGATTCAAGGAAATGTTGTAAATTCCGTAAGCCCTGATCTTATCGCCCAGTACCGGGGAATTATGGAAGGTTATGACGAATATTACTTGAGCATATCCAGTTTGCCCAATCCCCTGTTAAAATGGGAACGCACAAAAACTTGGAACTTAGGGTTAGACATGCAATTGTTTAATGGTATCACCATGAGTTTCGAATACTATGGAAGACGTTCAAATGCCATTATCAATCAGGATATTGCACAAGAATACGGTATAGCAACTATGAAATTAAACGGAGGTCGGATTCATAATCACGGAATTGAATACTCTATAAATTTAACTCCATACAAAAGAAAAGATTTCGCATGGACCATCGGTATCAACGCATCGAAAAACTGGAATAAAGCCCAAAACGATGACGTCCGGATAAAAGCAGATAAACTGACAAAAGATAATTTCCTTAACGGTAGTACTGACCGTTTATTAAAGAAAGGATATCCACTAAGTGCCTTCTGGTCATATTCTTTTGCCGGACTTGACCCGCAAACAGGTTACCCTACCTTCAACCGCATTGATTTCGACGAAATCGACCCCGATATTGATCCTACCACGTTTTTGGTATATTCCGGTCAAAAGGACCCTTACTTCACGGGTGGAGTTAACACACGTGTGCGCTACAAGAGTCTGTCATTAGGTGTCGATTTTTCCGTGTTACTCGGTGCCAAGAAACGCCTTCCGAATCCTTATGCAAATTTCAACTACGGGAAACTTCCGGACCCTTACCATAACCTGTCGAAAGACCTGCTAAAACGGTGGCAAAAACCCGGCGATGAAAAACACACGATTTACCCGGCTTTATACACTTCCGTCGAAGACGTATATAACATACAACTTCCTGACGGAACACAATCCAATTCCATTTACTCCATGTGGGCAAATTCCGATGCAATGGTTGTTAATGCCTCTTTTTTACGATGTAATCAAATTTCAGTATCGTGGAATATGCCACCCCGGATATGCTCTAAATTCGGAGCCACCAATTGTTCGATTAGTGCAAACCTCAATAACCCATTCGTCATTGGCAGTAATCGTTTCAATGGATTCGACCCGGAGTTAGGAGATAGTGTCATGCCCAAGATCTTTTCTTGTGGTTTAAGTGTAGGATTTTAA
- a CDS encoding redoxin domain-containing protein, which yields MKCKFIIFLIALTSCTHTARSQNNITLSVDVEKTPEMGFVISYLKESMIGMDFDDKGHAEYRIEDMDAIYLTLHNGFAEQKTIYAEKGDHIQLSFDGESMKKTLKMEGVRENIADYLKNVKISGPANKDFALDIKDFVKLLKEKVKKNQQLLDSLTPALTKESSKFIKLEKNRIKYMLGLSLLDYPRMHPYMAKIEYTPGDDYYNELKAWLEEDLNSLCLWQYRTLMTEVPTFIMSRKTPIHTPYEKAMKQMEYINNNTKDEQVKQNLLTIIANNYIKDAGIQKSTELDAFYRKHVTDKELLAQYQQTYDSWAAVSPGQPAPDFKAVDISDKEFSLKDFKGKYVCLYLWPCVSPAIQQFSELKKLQPLFKKKNIVLVNLSIDNKKDNWVQTIQNEEAQVGTHLYAGFDKHFLQKCHYSAASMVQFIFIDPAGKIIELQAPLQSSNMEDFIKETIQD from the coding sequence ATGAAATGTAAGTTTATTATTTTTCTAATCGCACTAACCTCTTGTACTCATACTGCAAGAAGTCAAAACAACATCACGCTCTCCGTAGATGTGGAGAAAACCCCGGAAATGGGTTTTGTCATTTCCTACTTGAAAGAGTCCATGATTGGTATGGATTTCGATGACAAAGGACATGCAGAATATCGTATCGAAGATATGGATGCGATTTACTTAACCCTCCATAACGGCTTTGCCGAGCAGAAGACGATTTATGCCGAAAAAGGAGATCACATCCAATTATCCTTTGACGGAGAAAGCATGAAGAAAACACTAAAAATGGAGGGAGTGCGAGAAAACATTGCCGATTACTTGAAGAACGTGAAAATATCAGGGCCCGCGAATAAGGACTTCGCTTTAGACATAAAAGACTTTGTGAAATTGCTGAAAGAAAAAGTAAAGAAGAATCAACAATTGTTAGACAGCCTGACACCAGCCTTGACAAAGGAAAGCAGTAAATTCATCAAACTCGAAAAAAATCGGATTAAATACATGCTAGGCTTGTCATTACTCGACTATCCCCGGATGCACCCCTATATGGCAAAGATTGAATATACCCCGGGAGATGATTATTACAACGAGCTTAAAGCTTGGTTGGAAGAAGACCTAAATTCATTGTGCCTATGGCAATATCGCACTCTCATGACCGAAGTTCCCACATTCATCATGAGTCGTAAAACGCCTATTCATACTCCCTACGAAAAAGCCATGAAACAAATGGAGTACATCAACAATAACACCAAAGATGAACAAGTTAAACAGAATTTACTCACCATTATTGCCAACAATTATATCAAGGATGCCGGAATTCAGAAAAGTACGGAACTGGATGCTTTCTACCGGAAACACGTGACAGACAAAGAACTACTTGCCCAATACCAGCAGACGTATGATAGTTGGGCCGCAGTTTCCCCCGGACAACCTGCTCCGGATTTTAAAGCCGTTGATATTTCAGATAAAGAATTCTCCCTTAAAGACTTCAAGGGCAAATATGTTTGCCTCTATTTGTGGCCATGTGTCAGTCCCGCAATACAACAATTTTCCGAGTTGAAAAAACTACAACCTCTATTTAAAAAGAAAAACATCGTTTTGGTTAACTTGTCTATTGACAATAAAAAAGACAACTGGGTTCAAACCATACAAAACGAGGAAGCACAAGTCGGGACTCATCTTTACGCGGGATTCGATAAACATTTTTTACAGAAATGTCATTACAGTGCTGCCAGCATGGTTCAATTTATTTTCATTGATCCCGCTGGAAAGATCATAGAATTACAAGCCCCTCTCCAGTCTTCCAACATGGAAGATTTTATCAAAGAGACCATCCAAGATTAG
- a CDS encoding aspartate-semialdehyde dehydrogenase yields the protein MKVAVVGATGLVGRKMLQVLEERNFPVTELIPVASERSVGKEITFKGKNYKVMGMRDAINMKPQLAIFSAGGDTSLEWAPQFAAAGITVVDNSSAWRMDPTKKLVIPEINANTLTKEDKIIANPNCSTIQMLVTLAPLHKKYGIKRVVVSTYQSVTGSGLKGINQLEGEREGREVKKAYAHPIDRNCLPHCDSFTDNGYTKEEMKLVNETCKILNDDTIKVTATAVRVPVMGGHSESVNIEFKQDYDLDELRDLLAHSEGIIVQDDPAQNLYPMAITANEKDEVFVGRLRRDFSQPNSLNLWVVSDNLRKGAATNAVQIAEYLYKHDLL from the coding sequence ATGAAAGTAGCAGTAGTAGGAGCAACAGGATTAGTCGGAAGAAAAATGTTGCAGGTTCTGGAAGAAAGAAACTTCCCGGTAACAGAGTTAATACCGGTAGCCAGCGAGCGTTCGGTAGGCAAAGAAATTACCTTCAAGGGGAAAAACTACAAGGTCATGGGTATGCGGGACGCAATCAACATGAAACCTCAACTCGCTATTTTCTCTGCCGGGGGAGACACCTCATTGGAATGGGCACCCCAATTCGCCGCAGCCGGAATTACCGTGGTAGACAACTCGTCAGCTTGGAGAATGGACCCGACGAAAAAATTGGTGATCCCCGAAATCAACGCAAACACCTTAACCAAAGAAGATAAGATTATCGCGAACCCGAACTGTTCAACAATACAGATGCTGGTCACCCTAGCCCCTCTTCACAAAAAATACGGGATCAAACGCGTCGTCGTTTCCACGTACCAATCCGTGACCGGGAGCGGTTTGAAAGGAATCAACCAGCTCGAAGGCGAACGGGAAGGCCGGGAGGTGAAAAAAGCATACGCTCACCCAATTGACCGGAACTGTCTGCCGCATTGCGACTCATTCACCGACAACGGGTACACGAAAGAAGAAATGAAACTGGTCAACGAGACCTGCAAAATATTAAATGACGACACGATTAAAGTAACTGCCACAGCCGTACGGGTTCCCGTCATGGGCGGACATTCCGAAAGTGTAAACATCGAATTCAAACAGGATTACGACCTTGACGAACTTCGTGACCTGCTCGCCCATTCAGAAGGTATCATCGTGCAGGACGATCCCGCCCAGAACCTTTACCCGATGGCCATCACAGCCAACGAGAAAGACGAAGTCTTCGTGGGCCGCTTACGCCGGGATTTCTCCCAACCCAACAGCCTCAACCTGTGGGTAGTTTCCGATAACCTACGCAAAGGTGCCGCCACAAACGCCGTGCAGATAGCGGAATACTTGTACAAACACGATCTTTTGTAA